One Malania oleifera isolate guangnan ecotype guangnan chromosome 10, ASM2987363v1, whole genome shotgun sequence genomic region harbors:
- the LOC131166967 gene encoding uncharacterized protein LOC131166967, whose amino-acid sequence MEMMDHHHHEASGGTYTVCCMCGDVGFPDKLFRCNKCSHRFQHLYCSNYYGESAEPIEVCDWCQSEERNAFRHAGGGSNSKKSAAAAGGHEGGVSRRSEYSSGDRIKQHHHNNSNNNNNNQSDHQKAGRNNPGGGAPSPRPTTRRYKLLKDVMC is encoded by the exons ATGGAAATGATGGATCATCATCATCATGAGGCCAGTGGTGGTACTTACACGGTGTGTTGCATGTGCGGCGATGTGGGCTTCCCCGACAAACTCTTCCGCTGCAACAAATGCAGCCACAGATTCCAGCATTT gTATTGCAGCAACTACTACGGGGAATCAGCGGAGCCGATCGAGGTGTGCGATTGGTGCCAAAGCGAGGAGAGAAATGCATTCAGGCACGCCGGCGGCGGTTCTAATTCCAAGAAATCTGCGGCGGCGGCGGGGGGGCATGAAGGCGGAGTGAGCAGGAGATCAGAGTACTCATCGGGGGACAGGATTAAGCAACACCatcataataatagtaataataataataataatcagagTGATCATCAGAAGGCGGGAAGGAACAATCCAGGTGGGGGTGCACCTTCCCCCCGCCCAACGACACGAAGGTACAAGCTTCTTAAGGATGTCATGTGTTGA